From Chloroflexota bacterium, one genomic window encodes:
- a CDS encoding type II glyceraldehyde-3-phosphate dehydrogenase encodes MTNKKIRVAVNGYGVIGKRVADAVRAQPDMELVGVGDVVSDYRVKAAVVLGLPVYASLPEKVDEMKAAGIPVVGTLDDLLAQADVVVDCTPKGIGARNLERYRAAGVKAIYQGGEKHELTGHSFVAQANYETALGRDATRVVSCNTTSTVRTLIALRDAGLLKKARGVLVRRATDPWESDHSGIMNTVVPEPHIPSHQGPDAQTVAPDLDVVTIAAKAAHTQTHNHYWVVELTRSASREEVLEAFRAAPRIAFIRMSDGIVALNSTIELMKDLGRPRGDMWEVALWEDVLTVNGNEAYYTYQVYNEAIVIPENIDAIRALMGTVRDGRESIRITDEALGLRRDFLAR; translated from the coding sequence ATGACGAACAAGAAAATACGCGTGGCCGTCAACGGCTACGGGGTCATCGGCAAGCGGGTGGCCGATGCCGTTCGAGCGCAACCCGACATGGAGCTCGTTGGCGTGGGCGATGTCGTCAGCGACTATCGGGTGAAGGCCGCCGTCGTCCTCGGCCTGCCCGTCTACGCCTCACTGCCGGAAAAGGTGGACGAGATGAAGGCGGCCGGCATCCCGGTGGTGGGCACGCTGGATGATCTGCTGGCCCAGGCGGATGTGGTGGTGGATTGCACGCCCAAGGGGATCGGCGCCAGGAACCTGGAGCGCTATCGGGCCGCCGGCGTGAAGGCCATCTACCAGGGCGGCGAGAAGCACGAGCTTACCGGTCATTCCTTCGTGGCCCAGGCGAATTACGAGACGGCCCTGGGCCGGGACGCGACGCGCGTCGTCTCATGCAACACGACCAGCACCGTGCGCACGCTGATCGCGCTGCGTGACGCTGGTCTGCTGAAGAAGGCCCGGGGGGTGCTGGTGCGCCGCGCCACCGATCCCTGGGAGTCGGATCATAGCGGCATCATGAACACCGTGGTGCCCGAGCCTCACATCCCCAGTCATCAGGGGCCGGATGCTCAGACGGTGGCGCCAGACCTGGACGTGGTCACCATCGCGGCCAAGGCGGCTCACACCCAGACCCACAACCACTATTGGGTGGTGGAGCTGACCCGTTCGGCCAGCCGTGAGGAGGTGCTGGAGGCGTTTCGCGCCGCGCCGCGCATCGCCTTCATCCGCATGAGCGACGGCATCGTGGCGCTCAACAGCACCATCGAGCTGATGAAGGACCTGGGCCGCCCCCGGGGGGACATGTGGGAGGTCGCCCTGTGGGAGGATGTGCTGACGGTAAACGGGAACGAGGCGTACTACACGTATCAGGTCTACAACGAGGCCATCGTTATCCCCGAGAATATCGACGCCATCCGTGCCCTGATGGGCACGGTGCGGGACGGGCGGGAGTCCATCCGCATCACGGACGAGGCCTTGGGCCTCCGACGTGATTTTC